From candidate division WOR-3 bacterium, the proteins below share one genomic window:
- a CDS encoding HPr family phosphocarrier protein, whose amino-acid sequence MTRVAVAVEGWSAEAAIAFALAARRFASGVTLSTSGETANGKDDIEVMTLGPEPGEEVVLVVDGTDEKEAFDSLLAKLLSVIERSEHAHRIVLGQGMAGRRTSRTDHVQPTSRRVCEREVVVLDTIEEVAPARAHRKKHANGPQAQKSTRKSKPRKRKK is encoded by the coding sequence ATGACGAGAGTTGCGGTCGCAGTCGAAGGCTGGAGCGCGGAAGCCGCAATCGCCTTCGCGCTGGCGGCCCGTCGGTTCGCCTCCGGGGTGACACTCAGCACCAGCGGCGAGACAGCCAACGGCAAGGACGACATCGAGGTCATGACCCTGGGGCCGGAGCCGGGAGAAGAGGTCGTGCTGGTAGTTGACGGCACCGACGAGAAGGAAGCATTCGACTCGCTCCTGGCAAAGCTGCTGAGCGTGATCGAGCGGTCGGAACACGCACACAGGATCGTGCTCGGACAGGGCATGGCAGGACGGCGTACAAGCCGGACCGACCACGTCCAGCCGACGTCACGGCGTGTCTGTGAACGCGAGGTGGTCGTGCTCGACACCATCGAAGAGGTAGCGCCGGCCCGGGCACACCGAAAGAAGCACGCCAACGGACCTCAGGCGCAGAAGTCGACGCGCAAGAGCAAACCCCGCAAGCGGAAGAAGTAG
- a CDS encoding sigma-70 family RNA polymerase sigma factor, with protein sequence MRSEMTSLKEEQVIESETEKPRGPCRPGDPDGKSVTRMLAGHTAAEELDRKYRGGLLDHAAQALHSLERARRVVEDSLADAFNNIGTFRGQSTFFTWLYCIFKNRLLREQRTRAVAARREVDFESETTADSADPDEPDASRPNETGWLDQIEQSVFTGRQHTPEKDHEARERLREVAKDIHELLPPQTREVFQHILAGFSFGEIAQVLGTSEANVRGHVMRGRAVLKEKRDGRKA encoded by the coding sequence ATGAGATCGGAGATGACTAGCCTAAAGGAGGAGCAAGTGATCGAAAGCGAAACTGAGAAGCCGCGAGGGCCTTGCCGGCCCGGGGACCCGGACGGAAAATCCGTTACCCGAATGCTGGCCGGCCACACGGCGGCTGAAGAGCTTGATAGGAAGTACCGCGGCGGGCTTCTGGATCACGCCGCCCAGGCACTGCACAGCCTCGAACGCGCCCGGCGCGTGGTCGAGGACTCGCTTGCAGATGCCTTCAACAACATCGGCACGTTCAGAGGCCAGTCCACGTTCTTCACCTGGCTCTACTGCATCTTCAAGAACCGGCTGCTGAGGGAGCAGCGAACGAGGGCAGTGGCTGCCCGACGAGAGGTCGATTTCGAGTCGGAAACAACCGCTGACTCCGCCGACCCGGATGAGCCGGATGCTTCCCGACCGAATGAAACCGGCTGGCTGGACCAGATCGAGCAGTCGGTGTTCACCGGCAGGCAGCACACGCCGGAGAAGGACCATGAGGCGCGCGAGCGGTTGCGTGAGGTGGCAAAGGACATCCACGAGCTGCTGCCACCGCAGACGCGAGAGGTGTTCCAGCACATTCTCGCCGGGTTCTCGTTCGGCGAGATAGCACAGGTGCTCGGCACGAGCGAAGCGAACGTCCGCGGACACGTGATGCGCGGCCGAGCGGTGCTGAAGGAGAAGCGCGACGGGAGGAAGGCATGA
- a CDS encoding CapA family protein, with the protein MALNQPRATVLPVLFLVLLPTVGGCGAGAAAPGTNSVTFAFCGDVFLHSQNIAAARDEGTQEFNFDPVFSQVKSRLDSADFAVCWLGGEFSNTPPYRGYPLFRSPASLLHTLKRAGFDICLATNHIMDGGRKGLAERIRLLDSLGLLHAGEFSSPAAAGRPLVLEKNGLRIALLSYTYGTNGLPVPERWMVSLIDTARMAEDVRRAESLKVDFTIVMLHQGEEYRLTPTSEQVRTARFLAGLGVDLVVSSHPHVVEPAGMVEGVRPDSAPFRMPVLTYSLGNFYCGQSYPNTRTGLIVDVQLARDKSGTRIVDAGFTPTYIYKSERLPGRYRVLAIREALAGFASGADSTLTASDTADLRRELDAVTARVSNPSIPFQAR; encoded by the coding sequence CTGGCATTGAATCAGCCCCGAGCGACAGTGCTGCCTGTGCTATTCCTCGTCCTCCTGCCGACTGTCGGCGGCTGCGGCGCGGGCGCGGCTGCGCCGGGCACGAACTCCGTCACCTTCGCGTTCTGCGGGGACGTCTTCCTGCACAGTCAGAACATCGCCGCGGCGCGGGACGAAGGCACGCAGGAATTCAACTTCGACCCGGTCTTCTCGCAGGTCAAATCCCGGCTCGACTCCGCGGACTTCGCGGTCTGCTGGTTGGGCGGGGAGTTCTCGAATACACCGCCCTATCGCGGCTACCCGCTTTTCCGCTCGCCCGCCAGCCTGCTCCACACGCTGAAGCGCGCCGGGTTCGACATCTGTCTTGCCACCAACCACATCATGGACGGCGGTAGAAAGGGCCTGGCTGAGCGCATCCGCCTGCTCGACAGCCTGGGGCTGCTCCATGCAGGTGAATTCTCGTCGCCGGCCGCAGCCGGACGACCGTTGGTTCTCGAGAAGAACGGCCTGCGCATCGCACTTCTGTCCTATACGTACGGCACGAATGGCCTGCCGGTACCAGAGCGTTGGATGGTCAGTCTTATCGATACGGCGAGAATGGCAGAGGACGTTCGCCGGGCCGAGAGCCTCAAGGTCGACTTCACCATCGTGATGCTGCACCAGGGCGAGGAGTACCGCCTGACTCCGACCAGCGAGCAGGTTCGCACCGCCCGCTTCCTTGCCGGCCTTGGCGTCGACCTCGTCGTCTCTTCCCACCCGCACGTAGTCGAGCCGGCCGGAATGGTGGAAGGAGTCCGCCCGGACAGCGCGCCGTTCAGGATGCCGGTCCTGACCTACAGCCTCGGCAACTTCTACTGCGGGCAGAGTTACCCGAACACCCGCACCGGCCTGATTGTGGATGTGCAACTCGCCCGGGACAAATCCGGAACGCGGATCGTTGACGCGGGTTTCACGCCGACCTATATCTACAAGAGCGAACGACTCCCCGGCCGCTACCGAGTGCTGGCCATCCGAGAGGCACTGGCCGGCTTCGCCTCCGGCGCGGACTCGACTCTCACCGCTTCAGATACGGCGGACCTGCGCCGCGAACTCGACGCAGTAACCGCGCGCGTCTCGAATCCGTCGATTCCGTTTCAGGCTCGCTGA
- a CDS encoding T9SS type A sorting domain-containing protein — MGYLLLCVCLWAAGPVASRQGLSRVSSDNLAAGGLGWYTFTSAGVLCDKAGPYALSGCVSQAPIQTLGSDHAGPFYIIGGFWSSEFSAGLNRNRGEVLAASHPPGAFKLYRNTPNPFRVTTRIAYDLPVRSKVLLRIYDVAGRQITRLADGWQEAGRYNLTWDGRDKRGRACPTGVYFCSLKTEDSAAVKKMLMAE; from the coding sequence ATGGGTTACCTTCTTCTCTGCGTCTGCTTGTGGGCAGCCGGTCCGGTTGCATCCCGGCAGGGCTTGTCACGGGTTTCGTCGGACAACCTGGCGGCGGGTGGCCTGGGCTGGTACACCTTCACGTCCGCCGGGGTCCTCTGTGACAAAGCCGGCCCCTATGCTCTTTCGGGCTGCGTTTCCCAGGCTCCAATCCAGACGCTCGGGTCTGACCACGCCGGCCCGTTCTACATCATCGGCGGTTTCTGGAGTTCGGAATTCAGCGCCGGGCTCAACCGCAACCGGGGCGAGGTCCTGGCGGCATCGCACCCGCCCGGAGCTTTCAAGCTGTACCGCAACACCCCGAACCCCTTTCGCGTGACCACGAGGATCGCCTACGACCTTCCGGTCAGGAGCAAGGTCCTCCTCCGTATCTACGACGTGGCCGGCAGGCAGATCACCAGGCTGGCTGACGGCTGGCAGGAAGCCGGGCGGTACAACCTGACCTGGGACGGTAGGGACAAGCGGGGGCGTGCCTGTCCCACCGGCGTCTACTTCTGCTCTCTGAAGACCGAGGACTCCGCCGCCGTGAAGAAGATGCTCATGGCCGAATGA